The Castanea sativa cultivar Marrone di Chiusa Pesio chromosome 11, ASM4071231v1 genome contains a region encoding:
- the LOC142615435 gene encoding G-type lectin S-receptor-like serine/threonine-protein kinase At4g27290, which produces MRGMRQPMQVYFVLCFLCCIFSIFVITTAVDTIVVTQSIRDGQTLVSSGGNFELGFFRSNSKSWYIGIWYKKISTMTVVWVANRDTPLNNTAGAFKLVDQGILVLMDEANNTIWSSNSSRAASNPVAQLLDTGNFIVRDGNSDAENIIWQSFDHPADTYLPGMKFGFNLVTGLSLVLTSWKSPDDPSGGNYTIQLDPNGLPQFILREGPTVLFRTGPWNGLHFSGMPNVQQPNPIYKYEYVSNPVETYSTYQLINDSVVSRMILTPDGKFQRLIWIDRTQSWSLYFTAQEDGCDRYALCGAYGSCNINNAPACECLTGFVPKFPKDWNGEDWSHGCVPKTPLNCGAGEGFLKYSGIKLPDTRQSWYNRTMDHDECRDVCLKNCTCTAYSSLDITGGGSGCILWFGELIDIRVYTEYGQDIFIRMAASELPAYGSSKRKKQTRNIVIALLSFGMALLGLCLMLYVSKKKPKREGIILYNPGPIQDFTGSENDDLELPLFRFATIAYATDNFSVKNVLGKGGFGQVYKGILTEGQENKEIAVKRLSANSRQGLHEFKNEVLSISKLQHRNLVKILGCCIQEEERMLIYEYMPNKSLDSFIFDPNRSILIDWPKRFHIINGIARGLLYLHQDSRLRIIHRDLKASNILLDYEMNPKIADFGMARIFGGDETEAKTSRVVGTYGYMPPEYAIDGLFSVKSDVYSFGVLVLEIVSGKRNRGFCHPDHNLNLLGHAWRLYKKDRQLELIDKFENESCNPNEVLRSIHVGLLCVQQCPEYRPTMSTVVLMLSSETALPEPKEPGFHTGRYLSEMDSSPVKQEGSSTNGLTITLLEAR; this is translated from the exons ATGAGAGGCATGAGGCAACCCATGCAAGTCTATTTTGTGCTCTGCTTTTTGTGTTGTATATTCTCCATCTTTGTAATCACAACAGCAGTAGACACCATTGTTGTAACTCAGTCAATAAGAGACGGTCAGACTTTAGTTTCATCAGGTGGGAATTTTGAGCTTGGATTCTTTAGAAGTAATTCCAAAAGTTGGTATATAGGAATATGGTACAAGAAGATATCTACAATGACAGTGGTATGGGTTGCCAACAGAGATACCCCTCTTAACAATACAGCAGGGGCTTTCAAACTTGTGGACCAGGGAATTCTTGTCCTTATGGATGAAGCTAACAATACCATTTGGTCTTCCAATTCATCAAGAGCAGCAAGCAACCCAGTTGCGCAGCTTCTGGATACAGGAAACTTTATAGTGAGAGATGGAAATAGTGATGCAGAAAATATAATTTGGCAGAGTTTTGATCATCCAGCTGATACGTATCTGCCCGGTATGAAGTTCGGATTTAATTTGGTAACCGGCTTGAGTCTAGTGTTGACATCATGGAAGAGCCCTGACGACCCTTCAGGAGGTAATTATACTATTCAGCTTGATCCAAATGGATTACCACAGTTTATTCTTAGGGAGGGACCAACAGTGTTATTCCGGACAGGACCATGGAATGGTCTACATTTCAGTGGTATGCCTAATGTGCAACAACCCAACCCAATTTATAAATATGAATATGTTTCCAATCCGGTGGAGACTTACTCTACTTATCAGCTTATTAACGACTCGGTTGTTTCAAGGATGATTTTAACTCCTGATGGCAAATTTCAGCGGCTTATATGGATTGATAGAACGCAGAGTTGGAGCCTCTACTTTACGGCACAAGAGGATGGCTGTGACAGGTACGCACTATGTGGTGCATATGGTAGTTGCAACATCAACAATGCCCCAGCTTGTGAGTGTTTGACAGGATTTGTGCCAAAATTTCCTAAAGATTGGAATGGGGAGGATTGGTCACATGGATGTGTACCGAAGACACCTTTAAATTGTGGGGCTGGTGAGGGCTTTCTAAAATACTCTGGAATTAAATTGCCAGACACAAGGCAGTCCTGGTATAACAGGACCATGGACCATGATGAATGCAGGGATGTGTGCTTGAAGAACTGCACCTGTACAGCTTATTCTAGTTTGGACATCACAGGAGGAGGAAGTGGTTGCATACTTTGGTTTGGAGAACTGATTGATATAAGAGTGTACACTGAATATGGGCAAGACATTTTCATTAGGATGGCTGCCTCTGAATTAC CAGCATATGGAAGCtcgaaaagaaagaaacaaacgaGGAACATAGTTATTGCCTTATTATCTTTTGGAATGGCTCTCCTCGGCCTGTGCTTGATGCTATATGTCTCGAAGAAGAAGCCTAAAAGAGAAG GAATTATTTTATACAATCCGGGACCAATTCAAGACTTCACTGGAAGTGAGAATGACGATTTAGAGCTACCATTATTCAGATTTGCTACAATAGCTTATGCCACAGATAACTTTTCAGTTAAAAATGTGCTTGGAAAAGGCGGCTTTGGACAGGTTTACAAG GGCATACTAACAGAGggacaagaaaataaagaaatagcTGTTAAGAGGCTGTCAGCAAATTCAAGACAAGGACTCCACGAAttcaaaaatgaagttttgagcaTTTCCAAGCTTCAGCATCGTAACCTTGTGAAGATTTTAGGATGTTGCattcaagaagaagaaagaatgctCATATATGAATACATGCCCAACAAAAGCTTGGACTCCTTCATTTTTG ATCCAAATCGAAGCATATTGATAGATTGGCCTAAGCGCTTCCACATTATCAACGGGATTGCTCGGGGGCTACTTTATCTTCATCAAGATTCCAGATTGAGGATTATTCATAGAGATCTAAAAGCCAGCAATATTTTACTAGACTATGAGATGAATCCAAAGATTGCTGACTTTGGCATGGCTAGAATTTTTGGAGGAGACGAAACTGAAGCAAAAACAAGTAGAGTGGTTGGAACATA TGGTTACATGCCTCCAGAGTACGCAATTGATGGACTCTTTTCAGTAAAATCTGATGTGTATAGCTTTGGTGTTTTGGTATTAGAGATAGTGAGTGGTAAGAGAAACAGGGGATTCTGTCATCCAGACCACAATCTTAACCTTCTTGGACAT GCATGGAGACTATATAAGAAGGACAGACAATTGGAACTAattgataaatttgaaaatgaatcgTGCAACCCAAATGAAGTGTTACGATCAATTCATGTTGGTCTATTATGTGTACAGCAATGTCCAGAATATAGACCGACCATGTCTACAGTGGTTTTGATGTTGAGTAGTGAGACTGCACTACCTGAGCCTAAAGAGCCTGGTTTTCACACTGGAAGGTATCTATCAGAAATGGATTCTTCACCAGTCAAGCAAGAAGGATCTTCAACAAATGGACTAACAATTACATTGCTAGAGGCTCGATAA
- the LOC142616191 gene encoding pentatricopeptide repeat-containing protein At5g15300-like: protein MEMRRLKVRPNEITFVGVLVACSHAGKVVEGRRYFNIMRNEYNIEPNIKHCGCMVDLLGRALRLNEAFEFIDSMEIEPNAIFWRTLLGACIVHGNVELARRANEQLLKMRRDQSGDYVLLSNMYASRGEWDGVEKVRKLMDDSGVRKEPGCSLVEADNRALMPFLFDSKSKPKLNSRNLYLEPQIELLSFSGEGYHWNIDFTRSVQDWELESVISFLDLLYSGVWRGDGVD from the exons ATGGAGATGCGCAGGTTGAAAGTCAGGCCAAATGAGATAACTTTTGTTGGAGTCTTAGTTGCTTGCAGTCATGCTGGCAAAGTTGTAGAGGGGCGCAGGTATTTTAATATTATGAGAAATGAGTATAATATTGAGCCAAACATAAAGCACTGTGGGTGTATGGTCGACCTGCTAGGGCGAGCTCTGAGATTAAATGAAGCGTTTGAGTTCATAGACTCCATGGAGATTGAACCCAATGCTATTTTCTGGAGGACTCTGCTTGGGGCATGCATAGTTCATGGAAATGTTGAGTTGGCAAGACGTGCAAATGAGCAGCTACTTAAAATGAGAAGGGACCAGAGTGGGGATTATGTACTGCTATCTAACATGTATGCTTCGCGAGGTGAATGGGATGGGGTTGAGAAGGTGAGGAAGCTGATGGATGACAGTGGGGTGAGGAAAGAGCCTGGCTGTAGCCTAGTTGAAGCAGATAACAGAGCTCTCATGCCGTTTTTATTTGATTCCAAATCCAAACCTAAGTTGAATTCAAGAAACCTATATCTTGAGCCACAGATAG AGTTATTATCTTTTTCAGGGGAAGGCTACCATTGGAATATCGATTTCACTAGATCAGTACAAGACTGGGAACTAGAATCAGTCATCTCTTTCTTGGATTTACTTTATTCTGGAGTATGGAGAGGAGATGGTGTGGATTAA